Proteins encoded together in one Cicer arietinum cultivar CDC Frontier isolate Library 1 chromosome 4, Cicar.CDCFrontier_v2.0, whole genome shotgun sequence window:
- the LOC101495858 gene encoding protein CHROMATIN REMODELING 8: protein MEEEQDRILLTSLGVKSANPEDIERHVIEKARNDSVIVAEAEGKTDEKECSNLPEIVDPKFSVKAELHQKLRAVEFEIGAVYSTIQQPRDVDKGGECGDVGEENLEEGIGEGDGSNLQRVLAADRLRSLKNTKAQLEKELSSLCKDGDSKSVEREKLIFSFVKEDRRPKKKLKEDKKLQKKTGKRLKKVSFDADTDFDAVLDAASAGFVETERDELVRKGILTPFHKLKGFERRIQQPEASTSHNAAEQENTDDLALSSVERAARSFSEAAKARPSSKLLEPEELPKLDAPTIPFRRLKKPLILSKPIDSEVDLNTGSKRKKRRPLPGRKWTKRVSREDRQLEESENANGGLDTSSCESLEVQDVELSEHESSYVTLEGGLKIPDNIFEALFDYQKVGVQWLWELHCQRAGGIIGDEMGLGKTIQVLSFLGALHFSGMYKPSIIVCPVTLLRQWKREAKKWYPQFHVEILHDSAQDLASKKKRAESDGSDYESNSSNDNDYERSVPSKNTRKWETLINRVMRSEFGLLITTYEQLRILGDQLLDIEWGYAVLDEGHKIRNPNAEITLACKQLQTVHRIIMTGAPIQNKLSELWSLFDFVFPGKLGVLPVFEAEFAVPIAVGGYANASPLQVSTAYRCAVVLRDLIMPYLLRRMKADVNAQLPKKTEHVLFCSLTAEQISAYRAFLASTEVEDILDGQRNSLYGIDVMRKICNHPDLLEREHAFSNPDYGNPERSGKMKVVAQVLNVWKEQGHRVLLFTQTQQMLDIFEKFLTTSGHNYLRMDGLTPVKQRMALMDEFNASSEIFVFILTTKVGGLGTNLTGADRVIIFDPDWNPSTDMQARERAWRIGQKRDVTIYRLITRGTIEEKVYHRQIYKHFLTNKILKNPQQKRFFKARDMKDLFVLNVDGETGSTETSNIFSQISEDINIIGTHQDNQDRNKYSQTAELGSEEAEVGNDGKSWKGSSRGKGKEKVDKSDGADEEANILKSLFDANGIHSAMNHDLIMNAHDEEKMRLDEQASQVAQRAAEALRQSRMLRSHESVSIPTWTGRSGAAGAPSSVRRKFGSTVNHQLLNNSKASNELPSSGSNKFNGYAAGAGASSGKALSSAEILAKIRGTQEKAISAGLEHQFGISSSSTNQSRSTDVGNSRAPENSSGFQPEVLIRKLCTFLQQHGGSSSSSSIVQHFKDRIPSKDLALFKNMLKEIATLQKGSNGSYWVLKPDYQV from the exons GCTAGGAATGATTCAGTGATTGTTGCTGAAGCTGAAGGGAAAACTGATGAAAAAGAATGTTCTAATTTACCTGAAATCGTTGATCCGAAGTTTAGTGTTAAAGCTGAACTTCATCAGAAGTTGAGGGCGGTAGAATTTGAAATTGGCGCTGTTTATTCCACTATTCAACAGCCAAGAGATGTTGATAAAGGTGGAGAATGCGGTGATGTTGGTGAGGAAAATTTGGAGGAAGGGATTGGTGAGGGTGATGGTTCTAATCTTCAGCGTGTTCTTGCTGCTGATAGGCTGAGAAGTCTTAAGAATACGAAGGCGCAATTGGAGAAGGAGCTTTCCAGTTTGTGTAAGGATGGTGATTCGAAAAGCGTTGAGCGTGAAAAACTTATATTTAGTTTTGTTAAGGAAGACAGAAGACCTAAGAAGAAGCTTAAAGAAGATAAGAAATTGCAGAAAAAAACTGGAAAGCGGCTTAAGAAGGTCTCGTTTGATGCTGATACTGATTTTGACGCTGTTCTGGATGCTGCCTCTGCAGGCTTTGTAGAAACT GAAAGGGATGAATTGGTAAGAAAAGGAATTTTAACCCCTTTTCATAAGTTGAAAGGCTTTGAGCGCCGCATTCAACAACCTGAAGCCTCAACTAGTCATAATGCAGCTGAGCAAGAAAATACCGACGATCTTGCTTTGTCCAGTGTTGAAAGAGCTGCCAGATCATTTTCTGAGGCAGCAAAAGCTCGCCCGAGTTCTAAGCTGCTTGAGCCTGAAGAGTTGCCAAAGCTTGATGCACCCACTATTCCTTTTCGCAGGCTTAAGAAACCACTAATATTATCCAAACCTATAGACAGTGAGGTGGATCTGAATACAGGTTCAAAAAGGAAAAAGAGACGACCTTTGCCTGGTAGGAAATGGACCAAGCGTGTTTCTCGTGAGGATAGACAACTGGAAGAAAGTG AAAATGCAAATGGTGGTTTGGACACTTCCAGTTGTGAAAGTTTAGAAGTGCAAGATGTTGAACTTTCTGAACATGAGTCTTCTTATGTAACATTAGAAGGTGGGCTGAAAATCCCTGATAACATATTTGAAGCACTGTTTGACTATCAAAAGGTTGGTGTTCAATGGCTGTGGGAATTGCATTGCCAAAGAGCTGGTGGAATTATTGGTGATGAGATGGGTCTTGGTAAAACTATACAGGTATTATCATTTCTGGGTGCATTGCATTTTAGTGGCATGTACAAACCCAGCATTATTGTCTGTCCTGTTACACTCCTGCGACAGTGGAAAAGGGAAGCTAAAAAGTGGTATCCACAGTTCCACGTAGAAATTTTACACGATTCTGCACAGGATCTTGCTTCTAAAAAGAAACGAGCTGAATCCGATGGATCAGACTATGAAAGCAATAGTTCAAACGATAATGATTATGAGAGAAGTGTACCATctaaaaacacaagaaaatgggAAACCCTGATAAATCGTGTCATGAGATCAGAATTTGGATTACTTATCACCACTTATGAGCAGCTAAGGATATTGGGGGACCAGCTGCTTGACATTGAATGGGGTTATGCTGTTCTTGATGAAGGGCATAAAATAAGGAATCCAAATGCTGAAATAACCCTAGCTTGCAAACAGCTACAAACTGTACACCGTATCATAATGACTGGTGCACCTATTCAGAACAAACTAAGTGAGTTATGGTCgttgtttgattttgttttcccTGGAAAATTGGGTGTTTTGCCTGTATTTGAAGCTGAATTTGCAGTTCCTATAGCAGTTGGTGGATATGCAAATGCTTCTCCATTACAAGTATCCACAGCATACAG GTGTGCTGTCGTGCTGCGTGATTTAATTATGCCGTATCTTCTCCGGCGAATGAAGGCTGATGTAAATGCTCAACTTCCAAAGAAAACCGAGCATGTTCTGTTTTGCAGCCTTACAGCAGAGCAAATATCCGCTTATAGAGCATTTTTAGCGAGCACTGAAGTGGAGGACATATTGGATGGACAAAGGAATTCTCTTTATGGAATTGATGTGATGCGCAAGATCTGCAACCACCCTGACCTACTTGAAAGGGAACATGCCTTCAGCAACCCAGATTATGGAAATCCAGAACGTAGTGGGAAaatgaaagttgtagctcaaGTGCTTAATGTTTGGAAGGAGCAGGGTCACCGTGTTCTTCTTTTTACTCAAACCCAACAAATGCTTGACATTTTTGAGAAGTTTTTGACCACTTCTGGTCATAATTACCTGAGAATGGATGGTCTCACTCCTGTAAAACAGAGAATGGCTTTAATGGACGAATTTAATGCCTCGAGtgagatttttgtttttattttaacaaccAAAGTTGGGGGTTTGGGGACAAATCTTACTGGTGCAGATAGGGTCATCATCTTTGACCCTGATTGGAATCCTTCAACTGATATGCAG GCTAGAGAGCGTGCATGGCGAATTGGTCAGAAACGGGATGTGACAATCTATAGGTTGATCACACGTGGAACTATTGAGGAGAAAGTGTATCATCGTCAGATTTACAAACATTTTCTTACCAATAAGATCTTGAAGAACCCACAGCAGAAAAGGTTCTTTAAAGCCCGAGATATGAAAGATCTTTTTGTATTGAATGTGGATGGAGAAACTGGGTCAACAGAAACGTCAAATATTTTCAGTCAAATATCTGaagatataaatattattggGACACACCAAGATAATCAGGATAGGAATAAATATAGTCAAACCGCTGAACTGGGTTCTGAAGAAGCTGAAGTTGGTAATGATGGTAAATCATGGAAAGGGTCTTCAAGAGGAAAGGGGAAAGAGAAAGTTGACAAAAGTGATGGGGCTGATGAAGAAGCAAATATATTGAAAAGTCTTTTTGATGCCAATGGGATACAT AGTGCCATGAACCATGATTTGATCATGAATGCCCATGATGAGGAGAAGATGAGGCTTGACGAGCAAGCTTCCCAGGTTGCACAAAGAGCAGCAGAAGCTTTACGTCAGTCACGAATGCTCCGAAGCCATGAAAGCGTATCCATTCCTACATGGACAGGAAGGTCAGGAGCTGCTGGTGCACCGTCATCTGTTCGGCGGAAGTTTGGTTCAACTGTGAATCACCAGTTGCTAAATAATAGCAAAGCATCTAATGAATTACCAAGCAGCGGGTCTAACAAATTTAATGGATATGCTGCCGGGGCCGGGGCATCTTCTGGCAAGGCATTATCTTCTGCCGAAATATTAGCTAAAATTCGAGGTACCCAAGAAAAAGCCATTAGTGCCGGGCTTGAGCATCAGTTTGGTATTTCGTCAAGTTCCACTAATCAGTCTAGATCTACAGATGTTGGAAATTCCAGGGCTCCTGAAAATTCATCTGGATTCCAACCTGAAGTATTGATTCGGAAACTCTGTACCTTTCTTCAACAGCACGGTGGTAGCTCTAGTTCATCCAGCATAGTTCAGCATTTCAAGGACAGGATTCCCTCAAAAGATCTTGCCCTGTTCAAGAATATGCTAAAGGAAATAGCGACTCTGCAGAAAGGCTCAAATGGTTCGTATTGGGTTCTGAAGCCAGACTATCAAGTATAG
- the LOC101496185 gene encoding uncharacterized protein At1g03900: MSLEEEDEAFEHTLLVVREVSVYKIPPRTTSGGYKCGEWLQSDKIWSGRIRVVSRRDRCEIRLEDPNSGDLFAACFVFPGQREGSVEPVLDSSRYFVLKIEDGQGKHAFIGLGFAERNEAFDFNVALSDHEKYVRREHDKESGNADDAEDSQIDIHPAVNHRLKEGETIRINVKHKTAGGTGMLSAAGLTGGHAATPKPKILNLAPPPSGAGKIRSPLPPPPNDPVAARIASTGPGSSLKGTHEVVRHSTDSLSDLSQLQKNLPSSATPGSATASGWAAF; the protein is encoded by the exons ATGTcgttagaggaagaagacgagGCTTTCGAGCACACGCTACTAGTAGTGCGCGAAGTTTCCGTCTACAAGATCCCGCCGCGCACAACATCCGGCGGCTACAAGTGTGGCGAATGGCTCCAATCCGATAAGATCTGGTCGGGTCGGATCCGAGTAGTATCGCGTCGTGACCGATGCGAGATCCGGTTAGAGGATCCGAACTCCGGCGATCTATTCGCCGCGTGCTTCGTTTTCCCTGGTCAGCGTGAGGGTTCTGTAGAACCGGTTCTCGATTCGTCTCGTTACTTTGTACTCAAGATCGAGGACGGACAAGGTAAGCACGCTTTCATTGGATTAGGGTTTGCGGAGAGGAACGAGGCTTTCGATTTCAATGTTGCACTTTCTGATCACGAAAAGTATGTTCGGCGAGAGCATGATAAGGAATCTGGTAACGCCGATGATGCCGAGGATTCTCAGATCGACATTCACCCCGCCGTTAATCACAGGCTCAAG GAAGGGGAAACCATCAGGATTAATGTGAAGCACAAGACGGCTGGTGGAACTGGCATGCTTTCAGCTGCTGGCCTAACGGGTGGGCATGCAGCAACTCCGAagcctaaaatattaaaccttGCTCCCCCACCAAGCGGAGCAGGAAAAATCAGATCTCCTCTTCCACCCCCACCGAATGATCCTGTTGCTGCTCGGATTGCTTCTACCGGTCCTGGATCTAGTCTTAAAGGGACACACGAAGTTGTGAGACATTCTACTGATTCTCTATCAGATCTTTCTCAACTGCAG AAGAATCTTCCCTCATCAGCCACTCCTGGATCAGCAACTGCGTCAGGATGGGCAGCCTTCTGA